A DNA window from Shewanella baltica contains the following coding sequences:
- the aspS gene encoding aspartate--tRNA ligase, with product MRSHYCGDVNKSHVGQEVTLVGWVNRSRDLGGVVFLDLRDREGLIQVVYDPDLPEVFNVASTLRAEFCVQVKGLVRARPDSQVNGQMKTGEIEVLGQALTIINAADPLPLSMDNYQNNSEEQRLKYRYLDLRRPEMAQRLIFRAKVTSSVRRFLDSNGFLDIETPILTKATPEGARDYLVPSRTYKGQFFALPQSPQLFKQLLMMSGFDRYYQIVKCFRDEDLRADRQPEFTQIDIETSFMSSEQVMAKTEEMMRGLFLEMLNVDLGEFPRMTYNEAMRRFGSDKPDLRNPLELVDIADLLKEVEFAVFSGPANDEEGRVAALRIPGGAALSRKQIDDYTKFVGIYGAKGLAWMKINDLSLGLEGIQSPVLKFLNESIVNEIISRTGAQTGDIILFGADQATVVAESMGALRLKAGEDFNLLQGEWRPLWVVDFPMFEKINGNFHAVHHPFTAPRGVTAAELEANPANRVSDAYDMVLNGCELGGGSVRIHNQEMQSAVFRILGITDEEAKEKFGFLLEALRYGTPPHAGLAFGLDRIIMLMTGASSIRDVMAFPKTTTAACPLTNAPGFANPQQLAELGIAVVEKAVKTED from the coding sequence ATGCGCAGTCATTATTGTGGAGACGTCAATAAGTCTCACGTTGGACAAGAAGTTACCTTGGTAGGTTGGGTTAATCGTAGCCGTGATTTGGGTGGCGTTGTCTTTTTAGATTTAAGAGACAGAGAAGGTCTGATCCAAGTGGTCTATGATCCAGACTTACCTGAGGTGTTCAATGTCGCCAGCACGCTGCGCGCCGAATTTTGCGTTCAGGTTAAAGGCCTAGTTCGCGCCCGTCCTGACAGCCAAGTCAATGGTCAAATGAAGACGGGTGAAATTGAAGTCTTAGGCCAAGCCTTGACTATCATCAACGCTGCCGATCCGCTGCCATTGAGCATGGATAACTACCAGAACAACAGCGAAGAGCAACGTCTTAAGTATCGTTACTTAGATTTACGTCGCCCAGAAATGGCGCAGCGATTAATTTTCCGCGCTAAAGTGACCAGTTCTGTGCGTCGTTTCCTCGACTCAAACGGTTTCTTAGACATAGAAACACCGATCCTGACCAAGGCAACCCCAGAAGGTGCCCGCGATTATTTAGTACCAAGCCGTACTTATAAAGGTCAGTTCTTTGCCTTGCCACAATCGCCACAGCTGTTTAAACAGTTGCTGATGATGTCAGGCTTTGATCGTTACTATCAAATCGTAAAATGCTTCCGTGATGAAGATTTACGTGCCGACCGTCAGCCAGAATTCACCCAAATCGATATCGAAACGTCTTTCATGAGCTCTGAGCAAGTGATGGCGAAAACCGAAGAGATGATGCGTGGTCTGTTCCTTGAAATGCTGAACGTCGATCTGGGCGAGTTCCCACGCATGACCTACAACGAAGCGATGCGTCGTTTCGGTTCAGATAAGCCAGATTTACGTAACCCATTAGAGTTGGTGGACATTGCCGATTTACTCAAAGAAGTCGAATTTGCGGTATTCTCTGGCCCTGCTAACGATGAAGAAGGTCGTGTTGCCGCACTGCGTATTCCAGGCGGCGCTGCACTGTCTCGTAAGCAAATCGATGATTACACTAAGTTTGTTGGCATCTATGGTGCTAAAGGCTTAGCGTGGATGAAGATTAATGACCTAAGCCTTGGCTTAGAGGGCATTCAATCACCTGTGCTGAAGTTCTTGAATGAGAGCATTGTTAACGAAATTATCAGCCGTACTGGCGCGCAAACCGGCGACATTATCCTGTTTGGTGCAGATCAGGCGACTGTGGTTGCTGAATCCATGGGCGCACTGCGTCTTAAAGCGGGCGAAGATTTTAACTTATTGCAAGGCGAATGGCGTCCACTGTGGGTGGTTGACTTCCCAATGTTTGAGAAAATCAACGGCAATTTCCACGCTGTTCACCATCCGTTTACCGCTCCGCGCGGCGTAACGGCGGCAGAACTTGAAGCTAACCCAGCAAATCGCGTTTCTGATGCTTACGATATGGTATTAAACGGCTGCGAATTAGGCGGTGGTTCAGTGCGTATCCACAACCAAGAAATGCAGTCTGCGGTATTCCGTATTTTGGGTATTACCGACGAAGAAGCTAAAGAGAAGTTCGGCTTCCTGTTAGAAGCGCTGCGTTACGGCACTCCGCCACATGCAGGTTTAGCGTTTGGTTTAGACCGCATCATCATGCTGATGACGGGCGCAAGCTCAATCCGCGATGTGATGGCGTTCCCGAAAACGACAACAGCCGCTTGTCCGCTGACTAACGCACCAGGATTTGCTAATCCGCAGCAGTTAGCTGAACTTGGCATTGCCGTGGTTGAGAAAGCCGTTAAAACCGAAGACTGA
- a CDS encoding YebC/PmpR family DNA-binding transcriptional regulator, with product MAGHSKWANIKHRKAAQDAKRGKLFTKFIRELTVAAREGGSDPDSNPRLRVAIDKALGGNMTRDTVERAIKRGAGELEGQQLETILYEGYGPGGTAVMVETMTDNRNRTVSGVRNAFSKSGGNLGTDGSVSYLFTKRGVLSYAPGTDEDALMEAALEAGAEDIVSYDDGAIDVFTDPVDFYMVKDVLDKASFVADNAEIAMIASTKAELDLDTAEKFMRLIDTLEDHDDVQEVYHNAEISDDVMASLG from the coding sequence ATGGCAGGTCACAGTAAATGGGCCAACATTAAGCACCGTAAAGCAGCTCAAGATGCTAAACGCGGTAAACTCTTTACTAAATTCATTCGCGAATTAACCGTCGCAGCCCGTGAAGGCGGCTCAGATCCCGATTCAAATCCACGATTACGTGTCGCCATTGATAAAGCCCTCGGTGGCAATATGACCCGCGATACGGTTGAGCGCGCGATTAAACGCGGTGCCGGTGAATTAGAAGGTCAGCAACTCGAAACCATTCTCTATGAAGGTTATGGCCCAGGCGGCACCGCTGTGATGGTCGAAACCATGACGGACAATCGTAATCGGACTGTGAGCGGAGTGCGCAATGCATTTAGTAAATCGGGTGGCAATTTAGGCACGGATGGTTCGGTTTCTTATCTGTTCACTAAGCGTGGGGTGTTATCCTATGCGCCGGGAACCGATGAAGATGCATTGATGGAAGCGGCGCTTGAAGCGGGTGCGGAAGATATCGTCAGCTATGATGATGGCGCGATTGACGTCTTCACCGATCCCGTTGATTTCTATATGGTGAAAGATGTGCTCGATAAAGCGAGTTTTGTGGCAGATAACGCTGAAATCGCTATGATAGCCTCGACGAAAGCTGAGCTTGATCTAGACACCGCCGAAAAATTTATGCGCCTTATCGATACCCTTGAAGATCATGACGATGTGCAAGAAGTGTATCATAATGCGGAAATCTCCGATGATGTGATGGCAAGCCTAGGTTAG
- the cmoA gene encoding carboxy-S-adenosyl-L-methionine synthase CmoA — protein MNVSQDTIYAQASEHISDFQFDNRVAGVFSDMIRRSVPGYTQIINTIGDFADRFVMPNTQIYDLGCSLGAATLSIRRQIQGRQCRIIAVDNSESMVARCQENLNAYVSDTDVDLVCGDIRDIDIQNASLVVLNFTLQFLPPEDRETLIAKIYQGLNPGGILVLSEKIRFEDAPIQTLLEEQHLDFKRANGYSELEISQKRSALENVMKPDTLTTHQQRLTSQGFSHFSLWFQCFNFASMVAIK, from the coding sequence ATGAACGTTTCTCAAGACACTATCTACGCTCAAGCGAGCGAGCATATTAGCGATTTCCAGTTTGATAACCGTGTAGCAGGCGTGTTCAGTGACATGATCCGCCGCTCCGTGCCTGGATATACGCAAATTATCAATACCATAGGCGATTTTGCAGATCGTTTCGTCATGCCAAATACTCAAATTTACGATTTGGGTTGCTCACTCGGCGCCGCAACTTTAAGTATTCGTCGCCAAATCCAAGGCCGTCAATGTCGTATTATCGCCGTGGATAACAGCGAATCTATGGTTGCACGCTGCCAAGAGAACCTGAATGCCTATGTCAGCGATACGGACGTCGATCTGGTTTGCGGAGATATTCGCGATATCGATATTCAAAATGCCTCACTGGTGGTACTCAACTTTACCTTGCAGTTTTTACCGCCAGAAGACAGAGAAACCCTGATAGCCAAGATTTATCAAGGCCTAAACCCCGGTGGGATTTTAGTGCTGTCGGAAAAAATTCGCTTTGAAGATGCCCCGATCCAAACCCTATTGGAAGAGCAACATTTAGACTTTAAACGCGCCAATGGCTACAGCGAACTCGAGATCAGCCAAAAACGCAGTGCGCTGGAAAATGTCATGAAGCCTGACACCTTAACCACGCATCAACAACGCCTAACCAGCCAAGGCTTCAGTCACTTTAGTCTCTGGTTCCAATGCTTTAACTTTGCTTCTATGGTGGCCATCAAGTGA
- a CDS encoding transporter substrate-binding domain-containing protein, with protein MKFVIHLIVILCSCFLSITGQASPLPDEPLIVVMGEDSFPYQYVDNDGEPTGLLVDLWKEWAKQSHTQVVFVARHWHESLDQLRQGKAQVHIGMGKTPEREQEFDFAEPIADVGTFLYLHKSLQGKKSIKELIPFQIGVVAASSHEAELHRIEPQLVFKRYESREKLLAGVAAGEIMVFAGLEGYLKDPASSQEVAANYPNTARIQIKAMQFVPAVKKGNLDLVDRINKGFTALDPHFIQQTERRWLGYQRQQAGIVISMQLGAEPFVDLGVDGLPHGLYVDMWQLWSEKTGIAVDFISGDMNSSVDDVRRGLADAHIGYPESDDVKTGLNRAWHLYTVKSRLFLFQQQLTDLDSLKGKRIGVVPTAPYLVELRKALPQMALRYYDNMDAMVAGARSGEIVGFVASGAWTSHYLLLNKGWSDFSQYPNLEFSTNIYVLTRSDDPGLTQRIANGFNNISNQEFADIENKWMLNPKDHVFTQAERHVSLSPAEQAYVESVGELKVGYLKQWPPMEFMDEQGEFAGINSDIVKLLKEQLKLKLTPVAFDDWHSLIEALQKGEVSLAGSVAQTAERQQRLAFSEAYWPSPWALVSQLEQVSVFNIAQLAGQRVAVVEGYHLVAQLMSLEPSLKLVIVPNTQAGLAAVTNGNADVFIDKVVTLASELKTSHYPTLKMSLLSDLADQHSHIGVYPQFAPLVPLINKALALIDAQHQQQIYARWVSFSVATESAKYLLWLRYIVFGVIILCLVMVAVLLVNRRLNREITQRLVAEKRLLHVANHDALTQLPNRALLDDRLAQALLSHQREQAHFALLFIDLDGFKQINDQHGHPIGDELLVQVAQKLTKVIRGSDTVARFGGDEFVILLNRVQDLDAATQVADNILQALSSPLLIQGVSVSIAVSMGVVIYPRDGDTAIGLLKKADQLMYHAKSCGGRCYRSA; from the coding sequence TTGAAGTTTGTGATCCACTTAATCGTGATCTTGTGCAGCTGTTTTTTGAGTATAACAGGGCAGGCAAGTCCATTGCCCGACGAGCCATTAATTGTGGTGATGGGGGAGGATAGCTTTCCCTATCAATATGTCGACAACGATGGCGAGCCGACCGGACTACTGGTCGATTTATGGAAAGAGTGGGCGAAACAAAGCCATACCCAAGTGGTTTTTGTGGCGCGCCACTGGCACGAGTCCCTTGATCAACTGCGGCAAGGTAAGGCGCAAGTGCATATCGGCATGGGGAAAACCCCAGAGCGTGAGCAAGAGTTCGACTTTGCTGAGCCCATCGCCGATGTCGGTACCTTTTTGTATCTGCATAAATCCCTGCAGGGTAAAAAGTCCATTAAAGAACTCATTCCCTTTCAAATTGGTGTGGTGGCGGCTTCATCCCATGAAGCGGAATTGCACCGTATCGAACCTCAGCTAGTGTTTAAACGTTACGAAAGTCGTGAGAAATTACTCGCTGGGGTCGCAGCCGGCGAGATTATGGTGTTTGCGGGCTTAGAAGGTTATTTGAAAGATCCCGCTTCATCCCAAGAGGTTGCCGCGAATTATCCCAATACGGCGCGTATCCAAATTAAGGCGATGCAATTTGTTCCTGCGGTCAAAAAGGGCAATCTCGATTTAGTTGATAGGATCAATAAAGGTTTCACCGCGCTCGATCCGCACTTTATCCAACAAACGGAGCGACGATGGCTTGGCTACCAACGTCAACAAGCTGGGATTGTTATTTCCATGCAACTGGGCGCCGAGCCTTTTGTGGACTTAGGGGTCGATGGTTTACCCCATGGCTTGTATGTGGACATGTGGCAGCTTTGGTCTGAGAAGACCGGTATCGCCGTTGATTTTATTTCTGGCGATATGAACTCCAGTGTGGATGACGTTCGCCGAGGTCTTGCCGATGCGCACATTGGTTATCCAGAGAGTGATGATGTTAAAACGGGGCTTAATCGGGCTTGGCACTTATATACAGTTAAGAGCCGCTTGTTTCTCTTTCAGCAGCAATTGACCGATTTAGACAGCTTAAAAGGCAAACGTATTGGTGTGGTGCCGACGGCGCCTTATCTGGTGGAGTTACGTAAAGCCTTACCCCAAATGGCACTGCGTTATTACGACAATATGGATGCCATGGTCGCGGGCGCAAGATCGGGCGAGATTGTTGGCTTTGTGGCTTCGGGTGCATGGACATCCCATTATTTACTGCTCAATAAAGGCTGGTCTGACTTTAGCCAGTATCCCAATCTCGAATTTAGCACCAACATTTATGTGCTGACTCGCAGTGATGATCCAGGTCTGACGCAGCGGATCGCCAATGGCTTTAACAATATTAGCAATCAAGAGTTTGCCGATATTGAAAATAAATGGATGCTCAATCCCAAAGATCATGTTTTTACCCAAGCTGAGCGCCATGTCAGCCTAAGCCCAGCAGAACAGGCCTATGTGGAAAGTGTAGGCGAGCTTAAAGTGGGCTATTTAAAGCAGTGGCCGCCGATGGAGTTTATGGATGAGCAGGGCGAGTTTGCGGGGATCAACAGCGATATCGTCAAATTACTCAAGGAACAGCTCAAACTTAAGCTCACGCCCGTTGCCTTTGATGATTGGCATTCGTTAATCGAGGCGTTGCAAAAGGGCGAGGTGAGTTTAGCCGGCAGTGTCGCCCAAACGGCAGAGCGCCAGCAGCGTTTAGCGTTTAGTGAGGCTTATTGGCCATCGCCGTGGGCATTAGTGTCGCAATTGGAGCAAGTCTCGGTATTCAATATTGCCCAGCTTGCAGGGCAAAGGGTGGCCGTGGTCGAGGGCTATCATTTGGTGGCGCAATTGATGAGTCTTGAACCTTCACTCAAGTTAGTGATAGTGCCAAATACGCAGGCGGGATTGGCGGCGGTGACGAATGGCAATGCGGATGTGTTTATCGATAAAGTGGTGACATTGGCCTCCGAACTTAAAACCAGTCACTACCCGACGCTGAAAATGTCGCTGCTGAGTGATCTTGCCGATCAGCATAGCCATATTGGTGTTTATCCTCAGTTTGCGCCGCTGGTGCCACTGATTAACAAAGCCTTAGCCTTGATTGACGCTCAGCATCAGCAGCAAATTTATGCGCGTTGGGTGTCATTTTCTGTCGCGACAGAGAGTGCTAAATATCTGCTATGGCTGCGTTATATCGTATTTGGCGTGATTATTTTGTGCTTAGTGATGGTGGCAGTGTTGTTAGTGAATCGCCGCTTAAATCGTGAGATCACCCAGCGATTAGTCGCAGAAAAACGTTTGCTGCATGTGGCAAACCACGATGCTTTGACTCAGTTGCCCAATCGCGCCTTGCTCGATGACAGATTAGCCCAAGCTTTATTGTCCCATCAGCGCGAGCAAGCGCATTTTGCCTTGTTATTTATTGATCTGGATGGCTTTAAACAAATTAATGATCAACATGGTCATCCGATTGGTGATGAATTACTGGTACAGGTCGCCCAAAAGTTAACCAAGGTTATCCGTGGCTCAGATACCGTGGCGCGATTTGGCGGCGATGAGTTTGTTATCCTGCTAAATCGTGTGCAAGATCTCGATGCTGCAACCCAAGTTGCTGATAATATTCTACAGGCACTGTCGAGCCCTTTGCTTATTCAAGGCGTCAGTGTCAGCATAGCGGTCAGTATGGGCGTGGTGATTTACCCCCGCGATGGTGATACCGCGATAGGCTTATTGAAAAAAGCCGATCAACTGATGTACCACGCAAAAAGTTGCGGCGGGCGTTGTTATCGCTCAGCTTGA
- the ruvC gene encoding crossover junction endodeoxyribonuclease RuvC, with the protein MAIILGVDPGSRITGYGVIQCQGRHQIYLGSGCIRTSSEELPGRLKQIFDGITEIIRQYQPDEFAIERVFMAKNADSALKLGQARGAAIVAATVANLPVAEYSATQIKSAVVGTGRAQKAQVQHMIQQLLKLPAAPQADAADALGVAVCHYHTSQSLIALSGRATARTYGRYR; encoded by the coding sequence ATGGCAATTATTTTAGGTGTTGACCCAGGTTCACGGATCACAGGCTACGGCGTGATCCAATGTCAGGGACGGCATCAGATTTACCTCGGCAGTGGCTGTATTCGCACTTCGTCTGAAGAGCTACCTGGCAGGCTTAAGCAAATATTTGATGGGATCACTGAAATTATTCGTCAGTATCAACCGGACGAATTTGCGATTGAACGGGTATTTATGGCAAAAAATGCCGATTCTGCGCTCAAGCTTGGTCAAGCACGCGGCGCGGCCATTGTCGCCGCCACTGTCGCCAATTTACCTGTGGCTGAATACAGTGCGACTCAAATTAAAAGCGCAGTCGTTGGCACGGGGCGAGCACAGAAAGCTCAAGTACAACACATGATCCAACAACTACTTAAATTACCCGCAGCCCCACAAGCTGACGCCGCAGATGCACTCGGTGTTGCTGTGTGTCATTATCACACCAGCCAGAGTTTAATCGCATTGAGTGGCCGGGCAACGGCAAGAACATACGGACGGTACAGATGA